From Prosthecobacter fusiformis, one genomic window encodes:
- a CDS encoding biliverdin-producing heme oxygenase codes for MPLLTSLKNHTATAHAALEEQLDIQRHFQSEELYRRLLESFYSLYAPLEERLAELIDWNQKNWDFEIRRKTPWLENDLSNLGMTGNDVAALSLSNGLPEIKNLGAAVGCLYVLEGSTLGGQMITKLLQRSLPLTAEKAGAFFAGYREQTGLRWREFGMWAEALARDDPGMEASAVNAAKDTFDSFALRFKNLNFTNV; via the coding sequence ATGCCTCTCCTCACATCACTCAAAAACCACACTGCTACAGCCCATGCAGCGTTGGAGGAGCAGTTGGATATCCAGCGACATTTTCAGTCAGAAGAGTTGTATAGACGCTTGCTGGAGAGTTTCTATAGCCTGTATGCACCGCTGGAAGAACGGCTGGCGGAGCTGATCGATTGGAACCAAAAAAACTGGGATTTTGAGATACGGCGGAAAACTCCGTGGTTGGAGAATGATCTGTCAAATTTGGGCATGACAGGAAACGATGTGGCAGCGCTATCGCTGAGCAATGGACTTCCAGAAATCAAGAATTTAGGAGCTGCCGTTGGATGCTTGTATGTCCTTGAAGGCTCAACACTTGGGGGCCAGATGATCACCAAGCTATTGCAACGAAGCCTCCCGCTGACCGCAGAAAAGGCAGGTGCCTTTTTCGCTGGTTATCGGGAACAGACTGGCCTGCGCTGGCGCGAATTTGGAATGTGGGCAGAAGCCCTGGCCCGGGATGATCCTGGGATGGAGGCAAGTGCTGTGAATGCGGCGAAAGATACCTTCGACAGTTTTGCCCTCCGGTTTAAAAACTTAAATTTTACGAATGTCTGA